Proteins found in one Siniperca chuatsi isolate FFG_IHB_CAS linkage group LG22, ASM2008510v1, whole genome shotgun sequence genomic segment:
- the LOC122870416 gene encoding protein mono-ADP-ribosyltransferase PARP14-like isoform X2 has translation MEDPCKYPVFFECPSLDGEQRKRIENYFQIRRKSGGGDCSAVTNINDKVYSIAFKERDAQQRVLQRSEHVLEFASGPLVLTVRDSPEPTSKKVSPTLDLTSSQSPQAIPASTPPPSGEEYELQLDTYLLRYLKECPKAGKELEKELASVACSAQLYPEEERVLVRSLAQPGAVDEARNRKVKVGKIFDGYLCHYEMDPHKVKALLQSCSSDQTTDEVKVYSELGMAVVVGKHSQVNARLMDVEDRSGLSETQTSIRRLGKAKLRLLWKEIEHSLRRDFPGVKVTQGDAGQLVLEGSVEEILRAGDWISDKENLVLERTVSDRSPHFLAFLRKAYGGPGVLNDFLGVGNKVEVELRDTELRFFTLSADKLDDTEKKLQEKFKEVKIDVPNCSAVPSELREKLKSKTNEMNQGQHRAQVVFGSDSAVCLLGHTKEVEELSDDVIQFILDQLSIEGKVILPFPELVQLLPELLQLHKFDYSGVTFHPLTSFSGPMVMLEGPSLKVTEVRNRLGPFLDSLVQGKVTIDLPGAVRYFKSPSGRENILSVAHSQKCLIQLQEQPNTTRQNMASGAHLSKGGTTVASYSLRDGLQVLVCQGDITKQDADALVNAANEDLDHCGGVAAALSKAGGPQVQKESRALIRQTGKIPTGEVVVTTGGDLNCKKLLHAVGPVGGKSGGREWVLLKKTVHSALNLAEIMEFQSIAMPCISSGMFGVPVTVCSEAIVTAVKEFGSQGGRSLSRIILIDNRGEVVRAMQEACDRLFQGITVGNITSDLGFGIGVAAQNTARGATAAPGDGVYVKVIQGTIETQQVDGLVSPMVGHDPLSTRVGNALSNMVGPQLTAKFHKEADGATKPGDTVLVEGLPALQSKGVFFLNLFPWDNDRHGNAVQVLSQSIRKILASCEIRGFSSVAFPVLGTGAVLCFPHSVASKVLLEELRVFEQNRARRTSFLVRIVIHPNDKESSKAFQSAQETLHLRGFTNDANPDQASFYRHVSVTNDEVTAMLGGVKLQLVHGDIINESTDAIINTTDFSNSQSGVSKAILTAAGSTVQAELAQVGIPADYMCTTGPGSLGCREIIHASFKCDPQTIRNYCKKILKQCERKGYRSAAFPAINTGLAGMDSAKACKAMLDGITSAITGLKPNSLSLIRIVILRQPVFQAFRSELENRFGRTAACSLSLREKALQKLRKWHDKYLRTSTTSAPQGKTFISIKPLPAVISVISCSPDTIRTIKGDLEGILQKQLVEREVDVKDLSRLDAMELEAVQAKVKVSEISLEYRRSQSSEDVNGNRARYSARAEARDRSGGEVCVLKGLKEDVLSVIELVNRAIQKALCEDLQDKEEATLALTVQWSIQDINGDWHELSLHDNYVLEEAHVKKQVFVDMMASDGMMVKINLKTQEATNWQTGITFKVKRNKSALSIELPTQWEPMDEEVFKKIEVQPNSPEYQDVAQGFLKTAKYNIRKIERVQNFYLWHAYTVCKQRILAKNGSADLGEKSLYHGTSAESCNCIERDRFDRSFAGTHAAVYGKGVYFAVNASYSAAYSPADASGLKRLYVARVLTGRYTVGSSSMKATPPRGSDRTDCFDSLVDQQQNPTKFVIFHDDQAYPEYLITFD, from the exons ATGGAGGATCCTTGCAAGTATCCTGTTTTCTTCGAGTGCCCCTCTTTGGACGGAGAGCAAAGAAAGAGGATAGAAAACTACTTCCAGATTCGCCGCAaatcaggaggaggagactgcAGCGCAGTGACAAACATAAATGATAAAGTTTACAGCATTGCTTTTAAAGAGCGAGATG CTCAGCAAAGAGTCCTGCAGAGATCTGAACATGTGTTGGAGTTTGCAAGTGGTCCTCTGGTGCTGACTGTGCGAGACAGCCCTGAACCTACAAGCAAGAAAGTTAGCCCTACACTGGACTTAACTTCATCACAG AGCCCACAGGCCATTCCAGCCTCAACTCCTCCACCAAGTGGTGAAGAATATGAACTACAACTTGATACTTACCTCCTTCGTTACCTAAAAGAATGTCCCAAGGCTGGGAAAGAACTAGAGAAAGAACTTGCCTCTGTGGCCTGCTCTGCCCAGCTTTacccagaggaggagagggtttTAGTCAGGAGTTTAGCTCAACCTGGTGCTGTAGATGAAGCTAGAAATCGGAAAGTCAAGGTAGGCAAAATCTTTGATGGCTACCTGTGCCACTATGAGATGGACCCTCACAAAGTTAAAGCTTTGCTTCAGTCTTGCAGCTCTGATCAGACCACAGATGAGGTGAAAGTGTACAGCGAGCTTGGGATGGCTGTTGTGGTTGGGAAACATTCTCAGGTGAACGCCAGGTTGATGGATGTAGAGGACAGGTCAGGTTTAAGTGAGACGCAAACCAGCATTCGTCGACTGGGCAAGGCCAAGCTCCGCCTCCTCTGGAAAGAGATTGAGCACAGTTTGCGACGAGATTTTCCAGGAGTGAAGGTCACGCAGGGAGATGCAGGTCAGTTAGTTTTGGAAGGCTCTGTGGAGGAGATTCTTAGGGCTGGAGATTGGATCTCTGATAAGGAGAATTTGGTGTTAGAAAGGACAGTTTCTGATAGGAGCCCACATTTTTTGGCCTTTCTAAGGAAGGCATACGGAGGTCCGGGGGTGCTAAATGACTTTTTAGGGGTTGGTAACAAAGTGGAAGTAGAGTTACGAGACACAGAGCTACGTTTCTTCACACTCTCTGCTGATAAACTGGatgacacagagaaaaaactgcAAGAAAAATTCAAGGAAGTCAAGATTGATGTGCCTAACTGCTCTGCTGTGCCATCTGAGCTTCGGGAAAAGCTGAAGTCCAAGACAAATGAGATGAACCAAGGGCAACATAGGGCTCAGGTCGTGTTTGGCTCAGACAGCGCAGTGTGCTTACTGGGCCACACGAAAGAGGTTGAAGAGCTGAGTGACGATGTCATACAGTTTATTTTGGACCAGTTAAGCATAGAAGGCAAAGTCATTCTCCCTTTCCCAGAGTTAGTACAACTCTTACCAGAATTGCTGCAACTGCACAAGTTTGACTATTCAGGGGTTACCTTCCATCCTTTAACATCTTTCTCTGGGCCCATGGTGATGCTGGAAGGTCCATCCCTCAAAGTGACTGAGGTCAGGAACAGGCTGGGTCCATTTCTGGACTCCCTTGTTCAGGGTAAAGTCACCATTGACCTGCCAGGTGCAGTAAGATATTTTAAAAGTCCCTCTGGAAGAGAGAACATTTTAAGTGTTGCTCATTCTCAGAAGTGTCTCATACAGCTTCAAGAACAACCTAACACTACTAGACAGAATATGGCATCTGGTGCACATTTAAGTAAAGGAGGCACAACAGTGGCTAGCTACAGCCTTCGTGACGGGCTCCAGGTGCTGGTGTGTCAGGGTGACATCACCAAACAGGATGCTGATGCCCTGGTGAACGCTGCCAATGAAGACCTGGACCACTGTGGAGGTGTTGCTGCTGCCCTGAGTAAAGCAGGTGGCCCTCAGGTGCAGAAGGAGAGCAGAGCTTTAATAAGGCAGACAGGAAAAATCCCTACAGGTGAAGTGGTAGTGACCACAGGGGGGGACTTAAACTGCAAGAAACTGCTGCATGCTGTTGGGCCTGTTGGTGGAAAATCAGGTGGCAGAGAATGGGTGTTACTCAAAAAAACTGTCCATTCTGCTCTGAATTTAGCAGAAATCATGGAGTTCCAGTCTATAGCCATGCCCTGTATCAGCTCAGGTATGTTTGGTGTTCCTGTCACTGTGTGCTCTGAGGCTATTGTAACTGCTGTTAAAGAGTTTGGCAGTCAGGGAGGGCGAAGTCTGAGCAGAATCATCCTGATTGATAACAGAGGAGAGGTGGTGAGGGCCATGCAGGAAGCATGTGACAGACTTTTCCAAGGGATCACTGTAGGAAACATTACAAGTGATTTGGGGTTTGGGATAGGTGTTGCTGCCCAAAACACTGCAAGAGGAGCCACTGCAGCTCCTGGAGACGGTGTCTATGTCAAGGTCATTCAGGGAACCATCGAGACCCAGCAG GTGGATGGCCTGGTATCTCCTATGGTTGGCCATGATCCTCTCTCTACCCGTGTTGGAAACGCTTTGTCCAACATGGTTGGACCTCAGCTGACTGCAAAGTTTCATAAGGAAGCAGATGGAGCAACAAAGCCTGGTGACACAGTCCTGGTAGAGGGCTTGCCTGCACTTCAATCTAAAGGAGTGTTCTTCCTCAACCTCTTTCCCTGGGATAATGACCGACATGGAAATGCAGTCCAG GTTCTGAGTCAGAGCATCAGAAAGATTCTGGCTTCCTGTGAGATCAGAGGCTTCAGTTCAGTTGCTTTCCCTGTGCTTGGGACCGGTGCTGTCTTGTGTTTTCCTCACAGTGTGGCTTCCAAGGTTTTACTGGAGGAGCTCCGTGTATTTGAACAGAATCGAGCCAGAAGAACATCTTTCCTGGTCCGTATTGTCATCCACCCCAATGACAAAGAATCTAGCAAG GCCTTCCAGTCTGCCCAGGAAACTTTGCATCTCAGAGGATTCACGAACGATGCTAACCCAGACCAAG CTTCCTTTTACCGCCATGTCTCGGTAACTAATGATGAGGTCACAGCCATGCTGGGTGGAGTCAAGCTTCAGCTGGTCCATGGTGACATCATTAATGAGAGCACTGATGCAATTATCAACACAACTGACTTCTCCAACAGCCAATCCG GTGTGTCCAAAGCCATTCTGACTGCAGCAGGGTCCACTGTCCAAGCCGAGTTAGCACAAG tggGCATTCCAGCAGACTACATGTGCACCACAGGACCCGGGTCGCTTGGGTGTAGGGAAATCATTCATGCTAGTTTTAAGTGTGACCCTCAGACGATTCGGAACTATTGCAAAAAGATACTGAAGCAGTGTGAGCGCAAAGGCTACCGCTCAGCAGCCTTCCCAGCTATCAATACTG GTTTGGCTGGTATGGACTCTGCCAAAGCTTGTAAAGCCATGCTGGATGGCATAACCTCAGCTATAACGGGCTTGAAACCAAATTCCCTCTCACTCATCCGCATTGTCATCCTGCGACAACCGGTCTTCCAGGCATTCAG ATCAGAGCTGGAGAACCGCTTTGGACGAACAGCCGCTTGCAGCCTCAGCCTGAGAG AAAAAGCTCTACAAAAGCTCAGGAAGTGGCATGACAAGTATTTAAGAACCTCCACAACTTCAGCACCTCAAGGCAAAACCTTTATCTCCATAAAGCCACTGCCAGCTGTGATAAGTGTGATTAGTTGTAGTCCTGACACCATCAGGACCATCAAGGGAGATTTGGAGGGGATCCTGCAGAAGCAGCTGGTAGAGAGAGAAGTGGATGTGAAAGATTTGTCCAGGCTTGATGCCATGGAGCTGGAGGCAGTGCAAGCAAAAGTCAAAGTCTCAGAAATAAGCCTGGAGTACAGGAGAAGTCAAAGTTCTGAAGATGTGAATGGCAACAGAGCAAGATACTCAGCAAGAGCTGAAGCTAGAGACCGGTCAGGAGGAGAGGTCTGCGTGCTGAAAGGCCTAAAAGAGGACGTTTTGAGCGTCATTGAGCTTGTAAACAGAGCAATCCAAAAAGCACTTTGCGAAGACCTTCAAGATAAAGAAGAAGCAACGTTGGCTCTTACTGTCCAGTGGTCGATTCAGGATATAAATGGAGACTGGCACGAGCTGAGCCTGCATGACAACTATGTGCTGGAGGAGGCTCACGTGAAGAAACAAGTGTTTGTTGATATGATGGCATCAGACGGCATGATGGTGAAAATAAACCTGAAGACACAAGAAGCCACAAATTGGCAAACAGGCATCACGTTCAAAGTGAAAAGGAACAAGTCTGCATTAT CCATTGAGTTGCCAACACAATGGGAACCTATGGACGAAGAAGTCTTTAAAAAGATCGAGGTGCAACCTAACTCACCAGAGTACCAGGACGTAGCCCAGGGTTTCCTCAAAACAGCTAAATACAACATTCGCAAA ATTGAGCGTGTGCAAAACTTCTACCTGTGGCATGCCTATACTGTGTGTAAGCAGCGTATACTTGCCAAGAATGGTTCAGCAGACCTTGGGGAGAAGTCTCTCTACCATGGCACATCAGCAGAGTCATGCAACTGCATTGAAAGGGACAGATTTGACAGGAGCTTCGCAGGAACACATG CTGCTGTATATGGAAAGGGAGTTTACTTCGCAGTCAATGCAAGCTATTCAGCCGCATATTCCCCAGCTGATGCGTCAGGCCTGAAGCGGCTGTATGTTGCTCGTGTCCTGACCGGCCGTTACACAGTCGGTTCCTCTTCCATGAAAGCCACACCTCCTCGAGGCTCAGACCGCACTGACTGCTTCGACAGTTTGGTGGACCAACAGCAGAATCCCACCAAGTTTGTGATCTTCCACGATGACCAGGCCTACCCAGAATACCTCATCACCTTTGACTGA
- the LOC122870416 gene encoding protein mono-ADP-ribosyltransferase PARP14-like isoform X1 yields the protein MEDPCKYPVFFECPSLDGEQRKRIENYFQIRRKSGGGDCSAVTNINDKVYSIAFKERDAQQRVLQRSEHVLEFASGPLVLTVRDSPEPTSKKVSPTLDLTSSQQSPQAIPASTPPPSGEEYELQLDTYLLRYLKECPKAGKELEKELASVACSAQLYPEEERVLVRSLAQPGAVDEARNRKVKVGKIFDGYLCHYEMDPHKVKALLQSCSSDQTTDEVKVYSELGMAVVVGKHSQVNARLMDVEDRSGLSETQTSIRRLGKAKLRLLWKEIEHSLRRDFPGVKVTQGDAGQLVLEGSVEEILRAGDWISDKENLVLERTVSDRSPHFLAFLRKAYGGPGVLNDFLGVGNKVEVELRDTELRFFTLSADKLDDTEKKLQEKFKEVKIDVPNCSAVPSELREKLKSKTNEMNQGQHRAQVVFGSDSAVCLLGHTKEVEELSDDVIQFILDQLSIEGKVILPFPELVQLLPELLQLHKFDYSGVTFHPLTSFSGPMVMLEGPSLKVTEVRNRLGPFLDSLVQGKVTIDLPGAVRYFKSPSGRENILSVAHSQKCLIQLQEQPNTTRQNMASGAHLSKGGTTVASYSLRDGLQVLVCQGDITKQDADALVNAANEDLDHCGGVAAALSKAGGPQVQKESRALIRQTGKIPTGEVVVTTGGDLNCKKLLHAVGPVGGKSGGREWVLLKKTVHSALNLAEIMEFQSIAMPCISSGMFGVPVTVCSEAIVTAVKEFGSQGGRSLSRIILIDNRGEVVRAMQEACDRLFQGITVGNITSDLGFGIGVAAQNTARGATAAPGDGVYVKVIQGTIETQQVDGLVSPMVGHDPLSTRVGNALSNMVGPQLTAKFHKEADGATKPGDTVLVEGLPALQSKGVFFLNLFPWDNDRHGNAVQVLSQSIRKILASCEIRGFSSVAFPVLGTGAVLCFPHSVASKVLLEELRVFEQNRARRTSFLVRIVIHPNDKESSKAFQSAQETLHLRGFTNDANPDQASFYRHVSVTNDEVTAMLGGVKLQLVHGDIINESTDAIINTTDFSNSQSGVSKAILTAAGSTVQAELAQVGIPADYMCTTGPGSLGCREIIHASFKCDPQTIRNYCKKILKQCERKGYRSAAFPAINTGLAGMDSAKACKAMLDGITSAITGLKPNSLSLIRIVILRQPVFQAFRSELENRFGRTAACSLSLREKALQKLRKWHDKYLRTSTTSAPQGKTFISIKPLPAVISVISCSPDTIRTIKGDLEGILQKQLVEREVDVKDLSRLDAMELEAVQAKVKVSEISLEYRRSQSSEDVNGNRARYSARAEARDRSGGEVCVLKGLKEDVLSVIELVNRAIQKALCEDLQDKEEATLALTVQWSIQDINGDWHELSLHDNYVLEEAHVKKQVFVDMMASDGMMVKINLKTQEATNWQTGITFKVKRNKSALSIELPTQWEPMDEEVFKKIEVQPNSPEYQDVAQGFLKTAKYNIRKIERVQNFYLWHAYTVCKQRILAKNGSADLGEKSLYHGTSAESCNCIERDRFDRSFAGTHAAVYGKGVYFAVNASYSAAYSPADASGLKRLYVARVLTGRYTVGSSSMKATPPRGSDRTDCFDSLVDQQQNPTKFVIFHDDQAYPEYLITFD from the exons ATGGAGGATCCTTGCAAGTATCCTGTTTTCTTCGAGTGCCCCTCTTTGGACGGAGAGCAAAGAAAGAGGATAGAAAACTACTTCCAGATTCGCCGCAaatcaggaggaggagactgcAGCGCAGTGACAAACATAAATGATAAAGTTTACAGCATTGCTTTTAAAGAGCGAGATG CTCAGCAAAGAGTCCTGCAGAGATCTGAACATGTGTTGGAGTTTGCAAGTGGTCCTCTGGTGCTGACTGTGCGAGACAGCCCTGAACCTACAAGCAAGAAAGTTAGCCCTACACTGGACTTAACTTCATCACAG CAGAGCCCACAGGCCATTCCAGCCTCAACTCCTCCACCAAGTGGTGAAGAATATGAACTACAACTTGATACTTACCTCCTTCGTTACCTAAAAGAATGTCCCAAGGCTGGGAAAGAACTAGAGAAAGAACTTGCCTCTGTGGCCTGCTCTGCCCAGCTTTacccagaggaggagagggtttTAGTCAGGAGTTTAGCTCAACCTGGTGCTGTAGATGAAGCTAGAAATCGGAAAGTCAAGGTAGGCAAAATCTTTGATGGCTACCTGTGCCACTATGAGATGGACCCTCACAAAGTTAAAGCTTTGCTTCAGTCTTGCAGCTCTGATCAGACCACAGATGAGGTGAAAGTGTACAGCGAGCTTGGGATGGCTGTTGTGGTTGGGAAACATTCTCAGGTGAACGCCAGGTTGATGGATGTAGAGGACAGGTCAGGTTTAAGTGAGACGCAAACCAGCATTCGTCGACTGGGCAAGGCCAAGCTCCGCCTCCTCTGGAAAGAGATTGAGCACAGTTTGCGACGAGATTTTCCAGGAGTGAAGGTCACGCAGGGAGATGCAGGTCAGTTAGTTTTGGAAGGCTCTGTGGAGGAGATTCTTAGGGCTGGAGATTGGATCTCTGATAAGGAGAATTTGGTGTTAGAAAGGACAGTTTCTGATAGGAGCCCACATTTTTTGGCCTTTCTAAGGAAGGCATACGGAGGTCCGGGGGTGCTAAATGACTTTTTAGGGGTTGGTAACAAAGTGGAAGTAGAGTTACGAGACACAGAGCTACGTTTCTTCACACTCTCTGCTGATAAACTGGatgacacagagaaaaaactgcAAGAAAAATTCAAGGAAGTCAAGATTGATGTGCCTAACTGCTCTGCTGTGCCATCTGAGCTTCGGGAAAAGCTGAAGTCCAAGACAAATGAGATGAACCAAGGGCAACATAGGGCTCAGGTCGTGTTTGGCTCAGACAGCGCAGTGTGCTTACTGGGCCACACGAAAGAGGTTGAAGAGCTGAGTGACGATGTCATACAGTTTATTTTGGACCAGTTAAGCATAGAAGGCAAAGTCATTCTCCCTTTCCCAGAGTTAGTACAACTCTTACCAGAATTGCTGCAACTGCACAAGTTTGACTATTCAGGGGTTACCTTCCATCCTTTAACATCTTTCTCTGGGCCCATGGTGATGCTGGAAGGTCCATCCCTCAAAGTGACTGAGGTCAGGAACAGGCTGGGTCCATTTCTGGACTCCCTTGTTCAGGGTAAAGTCACCATTGACCTGCCAGGTGCAGTAAGATATTTTAAAAGTCCCTCTGGAAGAGAGAACATTTTAAGTGTTGCTCATTCTCAGAAGTGTCTCATACAGCTTCAAGAACAACCTAACACTACTAGACAGAATATGGCATCTGGTGCACATTTAAGTAAAGGAGGCACAACAGTGGCTAGCTACAGCCTTCGTGACGGGCTCCAGGTGCTGGTGTGTCAGGGTGACATCACCAAACAGGATGCTGATGCCCTGGTGAACGCTGCCAATGAAGACCTGGACCACTGTGGAGGTGTTGCTGCTGCCCTGAGTAAAGCAGGTGGCCCTCAGGTGCAGAAGGAGAGCAGAGCTTTAATAAGGCAGACAGGAAAAATCCCTACAGGTGAAGTGGTAGTGACCACAGGGGGGGACTTAAACTGCAAGAAACTGCTGCATGCTGTTGGGCCTGTTGGTGGAAAATCAGGTGGCAGAGAATGGGTGTTACTCAAAAAAACTGTCCATTCTGCTCTGAATTTAGCAGAAATCATGGAGTTCCAGTCTATAGCCATGCCCTGTATCAGCTCAGGTATGTTTGGTGTTCCTGTCACTGTGTGCTCTGAGGCTATTGTAACTGCTGTTAAAGAGTTTGGCAGTCAGGGAGGGCGAAGTCTGAGCAGAATCATCCTGATTGATAACAGAGGAGAGGTGGTGAGGGCCATGCAGGAAGCATGTGACAGACTTTTCCAAGGGATCACTGTAGGAAACATTACAAGTGATTTGGGGTTTGGGATAGGTGTTGCTGCCCAAAACACTGCAAGAGGAGCCACTGCAGCTCCTGGAGACGGTGTCTATGTCAAGGTCATTCAGGGAACCATCGAGACCCAGCAG GTGGATGGCCTGGTATCTCCTATGGTTGGCCATGATCCTCTCTCTACCCGTGTTGGAAACGCTTTGTCCAACATGGTTGGACCTCAGCTGACTGCAAAGTTTCATAAGGAAGCAGATGGAGCAACAAAGCCTGGTGACACAGTCCTGGTAGAGGGCTTGCCTGCACTTCAATCTAAAGGAGTGTTCTTCCTCAACCTCTTTCCCTGGGATAATGACCGACATGGAAATGCAGTCCAG GTTCTGAGTCAGAGCATCAGAAAGATTCTGGCTTCCTGTGAGATCAGAGGCTTCAGTTCAGTTGCTTTCCCTGTGCTTGGGACCGGTGCTGTCTTGTGTTTTCCTCACAGTGTGGCTTCCAAGGTTTTACTGGAGGAGCTCCGTGTATTTGAACAGAATCGAGCCAGAAGAACATCTTTCCTGGTCCGTATTGTCATCCACCCCAATGACAAAGAATCTAGCAAG GCCTTCCAGTCTGCCCAGGAAACTTTGCATCTCAGAGGATTCACGAACGATGCTAACCCAGACCAAG CTTCCTTTTACCGCCATGTCTCGGTAACTAATGATGAGGTCACAGCCATGCTGGGTGGAGTCAAGCTTCAGCTGGTCCATGGTGACATCATTAATGAGAGCACTGATGCAATTATCAACACAACTGACTTCTCCAACAGCCAATCCG GTGTGTCCAAAGCCATTCTGACTGCAGCAGGGTCCACTGTCCAAGCCGAGTTAGCACAAG tggGCATTCCAGCAGACTACATGTGCACCACAGGACCCGGGTCGCTTGGGTGTAGGGAAATCATTCATGCTAGTTTTAAGTGTGACCCTCAGACGATTCGGAACTATTGCAAAAAGATACTGAAGCAGTGTGAGCGCAAAGGCTACCGCTCAGCAGCCTTCCCAGCTATCAATACTG GTTTGGCTGGTATGGACTCTGCCAAAGCTTGTAAAGCCATGCTGGATGGCATAACCTCAGCTATAACGGGCTTGAAACCAAATTCCCTCTCACTCATCCGCATTGTCATCCTGCGACAACCGGTCTTCCAGGCATTCAG ATCAGAGCTGGAGAACCGCTTTGGACGAACAGCCGCTTGCAGCCTCAGCCTGAGAG AAAAAGCTCTACAAAAGCTCAGGAAGTGGCATGACAAGTATTTAAGAACCTCCACAACTTCAGCACCTCAAGGCAAAACCTTTATCTCCATAAAGCCACTGCCAGCTGTGATAAGTGTGATTAGTTGTAGTCCTGACACCATCAGGACCATCAAGGGAGATTTGGAGGGGATCCTGCAGAAGCAGCTGGTAGAGAGAGAAGTGGATGTGAAAGATTTGTCCAGGCTTGATGCCATGGAGCTGGAGGCAGTGCAAGCAAAAGTCAAAGTCTCAGAAATAAGCCTGGAGTACAGGAGAAGTCAAAGTTCTGAAGATGTGAATGGCAACAGAGCAAGATACTCAGCAAGAGCTGAAGCTAGAGACCGGTCAGGAGGAGAGGTCTGCGTGCTGAAAGGCCTAAAAGAGGACGTTTTGAGCGTCATTGAGCTTGTAAACAGAGCAATCCAAAAAGCACTTTGCGAAGACCTTCAAGATAAAGAAGAAGCAACGTTGGCTCTTACTGTCCAGTGGTCGATTCAGGATATAAATGGAGACTGGCACGAGCTGAGCCTGCATGACAACTATGTGCTGGAGGAGGCTCACGTGAAGAAACAAGTGTTTGTTGATATGATGGCATCAGACGGCATGATGGTGAAAATAAACCTGAAGACACAAGAAGCCACAAATTGGCAAACAGGCATCACGTTCAAAGTGAAAAGGAACAAGTCTGCATTAT CCATTGAGTTGCCAACACAATGGGAACCTATGGACGAAGAAGTCTTTAAAAAGATCGAGGTGCAACCTAACTCACCAGAGTACCAGGACGTAGCCCAGGGTTTCCTCAAAACAGCTAAATACAACATTCGCAAA ATTGAGCGTGTGCAAAACTTCTACCTGTGGCATGCCTATACTGTGTGTAAGCAGCGTATACTTGCCAAGAATGGTTCAGCAGACCTTGGGGAGAAGTCTCTCTACCATGGCACATCAGCAGAGTCATGCAACTGCATTGAAAGGGACAGATTTGACAGGAGCTTCGCAGGAACACATG CTGCTGTATATGGAAAGGGAGTTTACTTCGCAGTCAATGCAAGCTATTCAGCCGCATATTCCCCAGCTGATGCGTCAGGCCTGAAGCGGCTGTATGTTGCTCGTGTCCTGACCGGCCGTTACACAGTCGGTTCCTCTTCCATGAAAGCCACACCTCCTCGAGGCTCAGACCGCACTGACTGCTTCGACAGTTTGGTGGACCAACAGCAGAATCCCACCAAGTTTGTGATCTTCCACGATGACCAGGCCTACCCAGAATACCTCATCACCTTTGACTGA